Genomic DNA from Streptomyces venezuelae:
AGGCCGCCGACCACGAGATACGTGATCAGACCCGCGACACCCGAGATGAGGACGGTCTGCGCCTTGTCCACATGCACGCCGCCGTGCTGGTGGGCGTGGGTGGCGACGGTCATGGCGGAGATCAGGAGCACGACGAGCGCGATGCAGACCGACAGCATGTCGACCTTGCCGAGCTTGGCGAGCGGACGCTCCAGCCAGCCCAGCCACTTGATGTCCCGGTCCTCGAAGATGAAGTCGAGGAAGATCATCAGCAGGAACATGCCACCGAAGGCGGCGATCGACGGGTGCGCGTCGGTGACCAGCTGCTGGTACTGGTCCTTGTCGTTGAGCGCGAGACGGACGGCCTCGATCGGGCCGATCTTGGCGCTGACGGCCACGATGACGACGGGGAAGACCAGCCGCATGCCGAAGACCGCGATCAGCACACCGATGGTGAGGAAGATCTTCTGCCAGAAGGCATTCATCTTCTTCAGGATTCCGGCGTTGACCACCGCGTTGTCGAAGGACAGCGAGATCTCGAGGACGGACAGGATCGCCACGACGCCGAAGCCTGTCCACCCCCCGTAGAACACCGCGGCGACCAGGCCGAGCGCGGTGACCGCGAACGACCAGCCGAAGGTTTTCAGAAGCACTGGCTACCCAATCGTGTGTGTACGGGCTCCCGTGTAGCGGTCTCCCCCGCGCCGGTCCCCTGCTTTACGAAACGTTGACCCCGAAGTCTAGAGCGATACCGCGCAGACCCGACGCGTACCCCTGCCCGACTGCACGGAACTTCCACTCTCCCCCGTACCGGTACACCTCGCCGAAGATCATCGCCGTCTCCGAGGAGGCGTCCTCACTGAGGTCGTAACGGGCGAGTTCCTGGCCGTCCGCCTGGTTCACGACGCGGATGAACGCGTTGCTGACCTGGCCGAACGTCTGGCCCCTGTTGTCCGCGTCATGGATCGAGACCGGGAAGATGATCTTGTCGCAGTTCTCCGGGACCTTGGAGAGGTCGATCAGGAGCGACTCGTCGTCGCCGTCACCCTCGCCCGTGAGGTTGTCGCCGGTGTGCTCGACGGAGCCGTCGGGGCTCTTCAGGTTGTTGTAGAAGACGAACCACTCGTCGCCGAGGACCCGGCCCGCGTTGCACAGCAGCGCGCTGGCGTCGAGGTCGAAGGGGGCGCCGGTGGTGGAGCGCGCGTCCCAGCCCAGGCCGACGAGGATCTGGGTGAGGTTCGGTGCGGCCTTGGAGAGGGAGACATTGCCTCCCTTGGCGAGCGTGACGCCCATGGTGAAGTCCTCCCCGTGGTGAACGGAAACCCCCGGACAGCGGTGACCGCGCGCGGGGTGGTGAGCGTGAGCACGTCCGGCGCCGCACCTCGAAACTGTGCGGCGCCGGACGGAGAGCGCTGGGGCGTGCTCGGCTCAGACGTTGACGCCGAAGTCCTGCGCGATGCCGCGCAGACCCGAGGCGTAGCCCTGGCCGACCGCGCGGAACTTCCACTCGGCGCCGTGGCGGTACAGCTCGCCGAAGACCATGGCGGTCTCCGTCGAGGCGTCCTCGGAGAGGTCGTACCGCGCGATCTCCGCGCCGCCCGCCTGGTTCACGACGCGGATGAACGCGTTGCGCACCTGGCCGAACGACTGCTGGCGGTTCTCCGCGTCGTAGATCGAGACCGGGAAGACGATCTTCTCGACGTCGGCGGGGACCGCGGCCAGGTCGACCTTGATCGCCTCGTCGTCGCCCTCGCCCTCACCGGTCGTGTTGTCACCGGTGTGCTCGACGGAGCCGTCGGGGCTCTTCAGGTTGTTGAAGAAGACGAAGTTCTGGTCACTGCTGACCTTGCCCTCCGCGTTCGTCAGGATCGCGCTTGCGTCGAGGTCGAAGTCCGTACCGGTGGTGGTGCGGACGTCCCAGCCGAGGCCGACCAGAACCGCGGTCAGGCCCGGCGCCTCCTTGCTCAGCGATACGTTGCCGCCCTTGCTGAGGCTGACTCCCACGAGTCCTCCCAATTGGTGTCCAGGGGCGGGGAGCCCCAAGCGTTGCGTTGCCATCGGATCAACGTGTGGATCCTAGTGACCGGTTCCCGGCCGCGAGCGAAAACAGGGCTTGCTCAGAGCGTTTCGAGCGCCTCGACGTACTCGTTCAGGTCACGCGCGTCGGGCAGGTCGTTGACGACGGTCCAGCGCACCACGCCCTCCTTGTCGATGATGAAGGTGCCGCGCACCGCGCAGCCCTTCTCCTCGTCGAAGACGCCGTACGCCCGCGAGACCTCGCCGTGCGGCCAGAAGTCGGAGACCAGCGGGTACTCCAGGCCCTCCTGCTCGGCGAAGACGCGCAGCGTGTGGATGGAGTCGTTGGAGACGGCGAGCAGCTGGGTGTCGTCGTTGACGAACTTCGGGAGCTCGTCGCGGAGCGCGCAGAGCTCCCCGGTGCACACGCCGGTGAAGGCGAACGGGTAGAACAGCAGCACCACGTTCTTCTCACCGCGGAAGTCGGACAGCCGCACGGTCCGGCCGTGGTTGTCCTTCAGCTCGAAATCCGGGGCCTTGGTGCCGGCCGCGATTCCATCGAGCGCCATGTGTACGCATCCCTTCGACGGGGCCCATTCGAATGGGGCTGTTCGGGTGACCCCACCCTACGTCCGCGCGTTCCCCGCGGCCCGTACCCCACGCATGCGCGAGGCTCCCCGCCGACCAGCAGGTCGGCGAGGAGCCTCACCAGCACTCGTTCCGGCGGAGCGCTATCGCTTCTTGGCGGCGCCCTTCGGCGTGAGGAGACGGCTGCCGCTCCAGTCCTTGCCGGCGTTGACGCTCTTGGTCGCCGACAGACCCGCGGTGGTGGCCGCCTCGCCGATCTCGCTCGGCTCGACGTAACCGTCACGACCGGTCTTCGGAGTCAGCAGCAGGATCGAGCCGCCCTCCTCCATGTACGCGATGGCATCCACCAGCGCATCAGTCAGGTCCCCGTCGTCCTCACGGAACCAGAGCACCACGGCGTCGGCCACGTCGTCGTACTCCTCGTCGACGAGCTCAGTGCCTGTGGCCTGCTCGATGGCCTCGCGGAGCTCCTGGTCGACGTCGTCGTCGTAGCCGATCTCCTGGACCACCTGGTCGGGCTGGAAACCAAGCCTTACGGCCAGGTTCGTCTCCGCGTGGTCCGCGGTCGCGCTCACGGATTGCCTCCTGATCATGTTTTTGGGAATGCCTGTCAGCCACGCGCGTGCGCGGGGCGTTGGCCGTAGTCCACACGGGCGGGACCGATCGCGCAAGTACCCGGCCGCCGAGACCGCCGAAACGGTGACGTTCCCGACCGTGTCGCCGCAACTGTCGCCACATCCGTACGAGACCGAACGGCTCTGCGAAGCGGTTAGGCAGGATGGGCGTATCGTTGCGATTTGGGCCGAGCCTACCCCAGGGACGGCCGACCGGGCGTCTCGGTTACCTCTCGGTAGACATGACGTTTGCGTCCGCGAGGTACACGATGGGGAGCGGTGCAAGGCCAGGCATGACCCAGGCGAGAGCCCCAACAGCGAAGGAACAGCGTGGCTTCCGGATCCGATCGCAACCCGATCATCATTGGCGGCCTGCCGAGTCAGGTCCCGGACTTCGATCCCGAAGAGACCCAGGAGTGGCTCGACTCCCTCGATGCCGCGGTCGACGAACGCGGCCGTGAGCGGGCCAGGTACCTGATGCTCCGGCTGATCGAGCGCGCGCGGGAGAAGCGCGTCGCCGTGCCGGAGA
This window encodes:
- a CDS encoding peroxiredoxin, whose amino-acid sequence is MALDGIAAGTKAPDFELKDNHGRTVRLSDFRGEKNVVLLFYPFAFTGVCTGELCALRDELPKFVNDDTQLLAVSNDSIHTLRVFAEQEGLEYPLVSDFWPHGEVSRAYGVFDEEKGCAVRGTFIIDKEGVVRWTVVNDLPDARDLNEYVEALETL
- a CDS encoding DUF475 domain-containing protein, translating into MLLKTFGWSFAVTALGLVAAVFYGGWTGFGVVAILSVLEISLSFDNAVVNAGILKKMNAFWQKIFLTIGVLIAVFGMRLVFPVVIVAVSAKIGPIEAVRLALNDKDQYQQLVTDAHPSIAAFGGMFLLMIFLDFIFEDRDIKWLGWLERPLAKLGKVDMLSVCIALVVLLISAMTVATHAHQHGGVHVDKAQTVLISGVAGLITYLVVGGLSSYFENKLEEEEEREHEQEEAAAKSGKKVPAVVLAGKAAFFMFLYLEVLDASFSFDGVIGAFAVTNDIVLMALGLGIGAMYVRSLTVYLVRQGTLDDYVYLEHGAHYAIGALAVILLVTIQYEIHEVITGSVGVILIAWSFISSVIRNKRIAAAEGQGSSGDKAEVSSGV
- a CDS encoding DUF3052 domain-containing protein; translated protein: MSATADHAETNLAVRLGFQPDQVVQEIGYDDDVDQELREAIEQATGTELVDEEYDDVADAVVLWFREDDGDLTDALVDAIAYMEEGGSILLLTPKTGRDGYVEPSEIGEAATTAGLSATKSVNAGKDWSGSRLLTPKGAAKKR
- a CDS encoding TerD family protein, which gives rise to MGVTLAKGGNVSLSKAAPNLTQILVGLGWDARSTTGAPFDLDASALLCNAGRVLGDEWFVFYNNLKSPDGSVEHTGDNLTGEGDGDDESLLIDLSKVPENCDKIIFPVSIHDADNRGQTFGQVSNAFIRVVNQADGQELARYDLSEDASSETAMIFGEVYRYGGEWKFRAVGQGYASGLRGIALDFGVNVS
- a CDS encoding TerD family protein, whose product is MGVSLSKGGNVSLSKEAPGLTAVLVGLGWDVRTTTGTDFDLDASAILTNAEGKVSSDQNFVFFNNLKSPDGSVEHTGDNTTGEGEGDDEAIKVDLAAVPADVEKIVFPVSIYDAENRQQSFGQVRNAFIRVVNQAGGAEIARYDLSEDASTETAMVFGELYRHGAEWKFRAVGQGYASGLRGIAQDFGVNV